In Gemmobacter sp., the sequence GCCGGATCGAGGCCGAGCGATTCCACGGCGTCGATAGCGGCAAGCGCACGCTGCACCTTGGGCCAGCCGTCGAGGCGCAACAGGATTTCGCCGCCGGGGCGGACGAACGGCAATGTCTGGAACGGCTCGCCGCGACCGATGGCCCGCACAATGTCGATGCGCGAAACGACAGTGCCATGGTCGCCGTTCGCCCATCGGACGAAGGCGAAGATGCTGCCCGGCGCGAAGCCGACGACGCTGCGGCGGCGGTCGATGATCTGTTCATAGCTCTTGCGGCCGAAGCGTATCCAGTGCTCGATCTTGCGTTTCTCGAAGGTCAGCTCGACCAACGTGGTGAAGGGCGCAGGCCCGTCCGGCAGCGGACGGCCGTGCGCGCTGCGATGGGCGCGACGGGTCATTGTTCGTCTCCGGGGATGCGCTGGGGGCTGCGCGGGCGCAGCGCGTCGAGCGCGGCGGCCGTCATGGCTCGCCCCTTCGGGCAGAACCGGCACCACGCTTCGCCTGCGCGCGCGTCAAAGAAAAAGAGTTAGATTCTCTGTTAGATAAGTTAGCTGTCGGATTCCGCTTTTCAGGCCAAAGCGTTAGCTGCGGTTCGTGCGCCTGATCTGCCGATAGTGGTGCGCCTGATGTGCCGATACCCCGTGCGCCTGATCTGCCGATGGCATTAACAGGGTTATCAACAGTGCCTGTTGACAGGTTTTCGGGGCGGATGCGCAGCAGTTCGCGGCCGTCTTCCCGCTCGATCTGGAGCAGGTAGCCGGGGAGTTGCTGGCGGGCCGCGATGCGGCGCAGGTCGAGTGCGAAGTCGGACGGCCGGGCGAGGCTGCCGGATTTCTGGTGGAGGTGCGCGACCTCGAAAACCCAGCCGTGGCGCTGGTGCCCGGCGTGCTTTCTGGCGACGCGGTAAAGCCATCGCTCGATGCCGCCAGTCAGCCGGAAATAGGCCGGGTCGATGGTCAGGACCAGCGAACGGTCGATGACGCTGTTGTAGAACCATTCGGGCAGGACGAACTCCATGCCCTCGACGCGGCCGGCGCGCGTCGTCATTTCCTCCCACTCGTTGATCCATGAGAATTGCCGGCGACGCCAATGCGGGCCGTTGCGGATCGTGGTGGCGATGACGGTGGATTGCAGCCGCGCCAGCGCGGCTTTCAGAAGCCGGTATTGGTGATTGCCGGTCGGCCGTCCGATGGCACGCAACAGGTGGTAGGGCGTGAACCGGACAAAGCGCGACGTGGTGAGGCCGTTGTTCTCGGCCGCGACGATCTGCGAGGCCGCCCATATCAGCACATCGGCGTCCCATATGGTCGCCATGCCGTGTTCGGGCATCCCGAACACCTGCACCTCTATGTCGGCGGCCTTATAGAGAATCGGCTTGGTGCGCGGGGTCTTCGCCAGAGAGAAGAACGGCCGTTCCATCAAATCGCGCTGGTCGCGCGGCGGCGCGTCGCCCGTTGCGACAACGAAGGGGTCTAGACGGCTGCGCTCGCTGTCCTCGGTAGGGTGCGCGGGGGCGTGATCGTCCTCGCGCAGCATCTAGCAGTCGCCCTGTTCTTCGGGCGTGAGGGGACGCGCGGGAAAGACGGTGCCGGCGGTCTTGTCGCGGGTGGATTTACGCTCGCCGGCCGCGCTCCAGTCTTCCAGATCGCGGACGGTGTAGAGGACGCGCCCGCCGACCTTGCGATAGGTCGGCCCGGTGCCATAGGTGCGATGTTTCTCAAGGGTGCGGATGGATATGCCGAGGAAGCGCGCGGCTTCCTTGGTGCGCAGCAGGCGCGGCGGCAGGCCCGCAAGTGGGTTGGGCATGGATCACCTCCAGTCGGGAATGGGCTGCCGGGGGCGGCAGCGGACTGTGGCGAACCATGGCGAGGGATCGGCGGCGCGTAGCGTGCCGCATTTGCGCCTATGCGCTGGCGGCACCCCCCTTCGGGGCGGTGCGCCGTCAATAGATGAGGGATTTCAGCAGCTCGTCGCGGTGTCGCGCCGAAAAGGCAAAGACATTCGCGCGTGGCTCGGTTAGGAATGTAGGCGGAGCAGACGCGCTGCTCTGGGGCTTAGTAACCCCTGACTAGCGGTTGGTGCCGGCCGTGACGGCACCACGATCCTCGAACCTATGGTCGGGGAGCCTATGGCGTATGTCCAAGGCTGCTCGCCCAAAGGTCATAGGGCCGTCTAGTCACGGTTACTAACTCCCCGATCACCAGGTTGAGGGGCCATTTGCGGGGGCGCACCGCAAGCAAGGCCCTTTCCAGATGAAGGGGAAGGCTATGCGGGTTCCCGTCGAACTCGATCCCGATGTGGACGACGAAGCGCCAACCGGCGACACCATCACCATCTATGACGAACGGCTTTTCGTGACGTATCTGCGGCTGCTCGATGCCAAGGCCGAGGGCGCGGATTGGAAGGAAGTCGCGCGGATCGTGCTGCACCGCGATCCGGCTGCCGAGGAACTGCGGACTTATCGTTGCTGGCAAAGCCACCTCGAACGCGCGCAATGGCTATCGCGTGAGGGCTATCGGAAGATTCTGGAGCAGGCGGCAGCCAACAACCCATGAGGGCCATGCCTCCCGATCAACGCTTGCCGGGCTTGATCGGATAATGGAGCAGCAGGCGATAGCCGCCCCGCATCATCTTGATGCCGTGCGCGACCAGCCTGCGGGCCTTGTTCTTTCGCGGATCGTTCTCAAAGTCTTCCTTTGTGCCACGAAAGCCGAGCAGGACTTCGGCGATGGTGCGATAGCTCTCGCCGTGCAGTCGGGCGTCGAGCGCGCGCAGGGACAGGATATGCCATTGCCGGAGCTGCGCGGGAACGGCCCGGAAGTCGGGACCGGGCGCGCGGCCGTTGAGGGATCGCCAAAGACGGCGGGCGGCGTGGGCGCGCAGCTCCAGAAAGGAATCCATCGGCAGGGTGACGGCATAGAAGGCGGCTGCGTCGGGCACCGCCTCGGGCAGCCAGAATTGATGTGCGACGCCATCCACCTGCCAGATGCCGTGCCAGCCATCGGCAGCGCGGCGCAGGTCGAGACCGTCGAGATGCGCCAGCGTCAATATCGGTTCGGTGTCGCCGTCCTTTTGACTGACCGGCGACAGCATTACCGCTTGCGGTTGAAGGTTCGGCGTCCAGATAGGCGATTGCTGGTCATGCGGCGCATCGGGATCGCACGGGAAATCGCAAGCCCCAGCGATGCGCGAACGCTTCAAGGTCGCGCCCGGCCGGCTGTCCGGTCGATCCGATGGTCTGGAAGTCCTGACGATATTCGTCGTTGCGGCGCAGGTATTCCCAAGCGAAACCGGCGGCCGGAATGTGCTTCGCGTGTCTGTATGCCGCCGGGAAACGCCAGTCGATGCTAAGCATGGCGTCACCTCCCAAAGCCGGGGCGCGCGAGGCCGCGCCCGGACTGGAGAGATTCAAGTATTGTTTGAAGTATTAGAAGCCGCTCAAAGCAGATATGTTGAGAGGCTAACCCGATCATTATTGGTTATTTTCTTATTAACATTATTGATCTGAGTCTTCCAGTCGCCCATCCGCATGTGCGGACAGGCGACCATCTTTTCATCTGTTGGAAAACACATGCACCTCGCCGAACGCCGTCTCGATGGTGAACAGGTCGCCGCCCATCTCGGCGTCTCGTGCCATCGCGTCCCAATCGACATAGTAGCGCAGGGCCTCGGGGATCGTGACGCTTTCGGTGGTCAGTTCCTCCATATAGTCGGCAAGGCTGGCGAACTGGCCATGATAGCAGTCCTCCAAGGTGGATTCGGCTTGGTCCATATCGCCGCTGAACTGCTCCAGCAGGCCCGCGCCGAGTGTGCCATGTTCTGCGATGAAAGCAGCCATCCGCGCCACGCTGTCGATGCCGGCATATTCGGAAATGCTGACGCCCTCGAAGTCCTCATAGTCGTGAATGGCGTATTCCTCCGCATCCTCGACGGGGGAACGGGCAAGCATCGCGGCAATCTCGTCCCTGATCTGGTCGGCGTCCTGATCCGCGTCGATCCAAGCCCCATGCAGATAGCCGTTATTGTAAGCTGCAAGGCAGGCAACATAGATGCGGGGGGTGCTATCGGATACGTTGGTCATGTCTCTGATCCTCGGGTCTGAAGGTCAGCGAAGCGGAACGCCGCGCCTGACCTTCTGGCCGTCGCCGAGACTGGGGTAGCAACGAGCAAGGGCGGCCGGGGTGGAGGGGGATCACCCGGCCTGCACAAGCCCCTTGGGCGCGGAAGGCTGGGGATACCGCCCCGGACGGTTCCACTTACCTTGCTGGCGCGAGGGCAACGCCCTTAGTAAAACCAATCAGTCAGTCGCCGCTTTGCGGCGTCATTTGTTAGATTTCTGGCGCTCGAAACAGATGGTGCGCGCAGGGCCATTGGCTTTCAGTGACGACGCGATGGTGCAAGCCGGCCGATGCCGCACTCGCCTTCGTTCGATCCCTGCCGGCAAAGTTGGCCGCTGCGGCGCGGCGATAGCCGCGCCGGCCCGGAGGCGAACGCGCTTCCAAATTGCGCTGTAGAGAGCCGGAGGGCCGCTATGAAAAAAGCCCCGGCGCTTGCGCCGGGACCATCTTACATACCTTCATGTCAGCGGGCAGGTGCGGGGCTGGAGGGCAGCGGTGCGGCCAGTCGCATCAAAGCCGACACGCCAACGAAACCGCCGCCGACCAGACAGAAGATTTGCCGCCAGATTTCAGAGGGCACCGCTTCTTTGGTGATGCCATGGATCAGCGCATAACCCGCGACGGCGGCGGGTGCGGCAAATATCAGCGCCACGATCAAGCGCAAGATAGGAGCGCGCAACGTCTCGAACAGCAGAGCGAGGATGCCAAACGCCACCCCAGCGGAAACGAGGCCGACTAGCCCGGCACCTATCACGCCGGAGCCGGTCTGATAGGCGAATTGCGCAGCAGTCAATCCGAGCATGAAGGGCAGAGCATAGACTGCGAGCTTATAGGCCACGACGCAAAGGACGGCGACTAGCGCCACGCTCATCAACATCACGGCTACCATGGTTCTGCTCCTTCACGGTCTGCGCGGATTGCCGTTGCGTCGCTCCTGAGGTTGGGCACGGGCAACATAATGCCAACCCGTGCCCCGTCTGTCGACCATTGGCGGCTTTCAGGTGTCATTTTGGAGGGCTATAGCGTAGGTGTAGTTCTCGGTTTCTTCGTCTCCCGCCCGCCATTGCAGCGCGCAACACATTGAAATGTCCCGGATTTTTGAAGGCGCGCGCCTTCGCCCCACATTTCAACCCACATCGCTCTGGAACTGCCCTGTTCGCCCCCGGTCTGGCGCCCGCCTGCCGGTCATCATGCGAGAATGGGACCAATCATGCTTTGCGATATGAAACTGCCTGCGACGATTGCCGAAACCTTCGCGCACTGGTCTAGCCTCGAACGACTCTGTTGCACAAATCGGCTGCTGACTGTCCTTCCCCTTTCCCTGGGCAGACTTATCCCGCGACCTCTGTGACGGGGATGCCGAGCGCGGTGAAGCCATTGAGCACGGCAACCCTGACCTGGAACTCCGCAACCTGACGGTCGAAGTCTCGGGCGGACAGGCGCTGACCCAGCAGCTTGACGCAGTGCATCTTGGTTTCGGCGCGGCTTCGGCGGTGATAGCCGCTCCATCGTCGCCAGATGGTCCGCCCGACGCGCTTCGATGTGCGCAGGATTTCGTTGCGCGCGACAGCACCGGGGGTGTCTGGCTTCCAGGGCTTGGCGTTCTTGCGGGGCGGTATGATCGCCGCCGCGCCACGGGCCGCGATGGCGTCATGGCACTTGCGGGTGTCGAAGGCGCCGTCGGCGGTGACAGTGGCGATCTCCTGCTCGGGAGGGATCTGGCCCAGCAGTTCGGGCAGCATGGGCGCGTCGCCCACGTCGCTGGTGGTGAACTCGGCCGCCCGGATTTCTAGGGATTTCTCGTCGATCCCGATGTGGATCTTGCGCCAAACCCGGCGTTTGGTGCCTCCATGCTTGCGGGCGTTCCATTCCCCTTCGCCCTCGACCTTGATCCCGGTGCTGTCCACCAGCAGGTGCAACGGGCCGTTGGAACCCCGGTAGGGAATGTTCACCTTCAACGCCTTCTGGCGGCGGCTGAGCGTGCTGAAGTCGGGCACGGCCCAGTCCAGGCCGATCAGGCGCAGGAGGCTCTCAACAAACCCGGTTGTCTGTCGAAGCGCCATGCCGAACAGAACCTTCATCGTCAGGCAGGTTTGGATGGCGGCATCACCATAGGCGGGCTGCCGCCCGCGCTTGCCGGTCGGTGCGGCTTCCCATGTCATGGCGGGATCGAACCAGATCGTCAGCGAGCCGCGGCGCTTCAGCGCTTCATTGTAGGCCGGCCAGTTCCTGGTCTTGTAGGTCGGAGGTGTCGGTCTGCTCATGCCTCACAGCTACCATGCTGGATTCACGAGATGAATCCCTCACAGGATTTGTGCAACAGAGCCCAAGCCGCTGGAAAAACTCCAGCATCTGGTTCCGCCGCAGCTGCCGCCTCAGGACGACCGAACCTTCGGCATCAACCCCGTGAATCTGGAAAACGGACTTGGCGAGGTCAACGCCGACCGTGGTAATCTCCGTCATGGATGGCTCCCCCCTGGAGGTGACTTTTGACAGCCCCCAATGTGGCACATCGCGATGCCGGGAGCGGGAGCCATCCACTCCATCAATGGCGGGCCAACCGGCGCCTCCCCGTGGGGTATTTGAGAAAAGGCAAAGGGACTTCCGGGCGGGCGCCTCGCCCTGGGGTCAGGCGCCGCGAAAGCTGGGGTCGCGCTTTTCGCGGAAGGCGGCGACGGCTTCGAGATGGTCGGCAGACCGGAACATGCGCGCCTGATCGTTCGCCTCGCGCGCCAGATAGGCTTCAAGCAATCCGTCGGTGCTGGCCAGAGCGGACTTGGCGGCGGCAAAGGCCAGCGGTGCGACGGCCAGGTAGCTGCGGGCGCGGTCTTCGGCGGCCGTCAGGGCATCTTCCGCGATCTCGTCCACCAGACCTTCGGCCAGCGCACTTTCGGCCGTCAGCACTTCGGCGGACAGCACCATGCGCAAGGCGCGTGCCTGGGTGGTGCGGCGCTGGATGGCCCAGAGAAAGCCGGTGTCGGGCACCAGCCCCATCCGGGTGAACGAGGCGCCAAGGCGGGCGCGCGGCGCGGCGACCACATGGTCCGCCATCAGCGCAATGGACATGCCCGCGCCAAAGGCCGCACCGTTGACCGCCGCCACCACCGGCTTGGGGAATGCGGCCATGGCGCGGGCGATGCCATGCAGGATCGCCAGCCGGGCATCGGCGCGCACGGGATCCTGCCCCATGGCCGAAATGTCGCCCCCCGCACAGAAGCCGGCGCCGGCGCCGGTGATCACCAGAACGCGGGTTTCCGGGGCCGCGGCCTCGGCCCGCAGGGCGACCAGCAGATCGCTGCGCAGTTCCAGCGACAGGGCATTGCGGCGCTCGGGGTCGTTCAGCGTCAGGCGGGTGATCCCGCTGTCGGACCGGGCAACAAGGATGGGGGCGGACATGGCGGTTTCCTCCTGTGGGCTGGTGCCACGCTTGGCAGGCCGCGGGCCCGGGCGCAAGCCCGGGCGGCGGGTGCGGTCAGGCGGCGGCGCGGCGGCGCGTGGCGGCCGCCCCGGCCAGATCGTGCAGCTGCGCGCGGGTATCGTCCCAGCCCAGGCAGCCGTCGGTGATGCTTTGGCCATAGGTCAGCGGCTGGCCCGGCAGCTGATCCTGCCGGCCGGCGACAAGGTGGCTTTCCAGCATCACCCCGCGAATGGCGTGGCTGCCCGCACGGATCTGCCCGGCGATGTCGGCGATCACCGCGGGCTGGCGCAGCGGATCCTTGCCGCTGTTGGCATGGCTTGCGTCAACCACGATGCCGGGGGCGACCCTGGCCCTTGCGCCGGCCGCCATCACCTGGGCCACCGCATCGGCGCCGTAGTTCGGCCCGTGATGGCCGCCGCGCAGCACCACATGGCAGGCCGCATTGCCGGTGGTGGTGGCGATGGCCGCCCGACCATCGGCCGTGATCGCCGGAAAGCTGTGCGGCGCCGCGGCCGAGCGGATGGCATCCAGCGCCACCTGCACGCCGCCGTCGGTGCCGTTCTTGAACCCGATGGGGCAGGACAGCCCCGAGGCCAGCTGCCGGTGAATCTGGCTTTCGGTGGTGCGTGCGCCGATGGCGCCCCAGGCGATCAGATCGGCGAAATACTGCGGCAGGATCGGGTCCAGGAATTCGGTCGCGGCCGGCAGGCCAAGGCGGTTCACCCCCAGCAGCAGGCGGCGGGCCATGGGCAGGCCATCTTCGATCCGGTCGGATCCATCCAGATGCGGATCGTTGATCAGGCCTTTCCAGCCCACGGTGGTGCGCGGTTTCTCGAAATAGACGCGCATCACGATTTCCAGCCGGTCGGCCAGCGCGCGGCGTTCGGCGGCCAGCCGGGCGGCATAGTCCATCGCGGCTGCCGGATCGTGGATGGAACAGGGGCCGACGATCACCAGCAGGCGGTCGTCGGTGCCGTTCAGGATGGCACGGATGGTGCGGCGGCTGTCGGCCACAGTCTGCGAGATGGCATCGTCGCGCGGCAGGTCGGCCGCCAGCGCCAGCGGCGAGGGCAGCGGGCGCAGCGTGTCGATGTGCAGGTTTTCGGTCTGGATCGGCATGGTCTTTCCTTGGGTGGGAAGGTCGGACCGGGGGCATTCAGACTGAAAAAGCCGCCGGTCGAACCAGCGGCTTCGGGAGTGTATCGCGTTGTCTGCGCTATACCTTCACCCGATCCCGCCGGACAGGCGGAACCAATAAAACGAGGCAAAGGGATAGACGTTCAGGTGCGACATGCCCTTTGCATAGCGCGAGGGGGAGGCGCTGTCATGTGTTTTCTTCACAGGGCAAAGAAGGCGATGGTCATGGCGGCCCCCACCCCGGTGATGAAGGCGCGCAGCAGCGCCGGCCGGGTGATGCGCCGCGCCAGCGCCGCGCCGACATAACCGCCCGCCGCGCAGGACAGCGCCAGCGGCAGGGCATGGGTCCAGTCGATCAGCCCCGCCACGATATAGGTGGCGACCGACACCACCGACAGGATGGCCGAGACCGCGTTCTTCAACCCGTTGGC encodes:
- a CDS encoding DUF2840 domain-containing protein, whose amino-acid sequence is MTRRAHRSAHGRPLPDGPAPFTTLVELTFEKRKIEHWIRFGRKSYEQIIDRRRSVVGFAPGSIFAFVRWANGDHGTVVSRIDIVRAIGRGEPFQTLPFVRPGGEILLRLDGWPKVQRALAAIDAVESLGLDPADASPEHWRHVHNRLTANLEPHAYTPERHAAWLHRRRIDP
- a CDS encoding replication initiator protein A, whose protein sequence is MLREDDHAPAHPTEDSERSRLDPFVVATGDAPPRDQRDLMERPFFSLAKTPRTKPILYKAADIEVQVFGMPEHGMATIWDADVLIWAASQIVAAENNGLTTSRFVRFTPYHLLRAIGRPTGNHQYRLLKAALARLQSTVIATTIRNGPHWRRRQFSWINEWEEMTTRAGRVEGMEFVLPEWFYNSVIDRSLVLTIDPAYFRLTGGIERWLYRVARKHAGHQRHGWVFEVAHLHQKSGSLARPSDFALDLRRIAARQQLPGYLLQIEREDGRELLRIRPENLSTGTVDNPVNAIGRSGARGIGTSGAPLSADQAHEPQLTLWPEKRNPTANLSNRESNSFSLTRAQAKRGAGSARRGEP
- a CDS encoding helix-turn-helix domain-containing protein gives rise to the protein MPNPLAGLPPRLLRTKEAARFLGISIRTLEKHRTYGTGPTYRKVGGRVLYTVRDLEDWSAAGERKSTRDKTAGTVFPARPLTPEEQGDC
- a CDS encoding DNA -binding domain-containing protein, encoding MRVPVELDPDVDDEAPTGDTITIYDERLFVTYLRLLDAKAEGADWKEVARIVLHRDPAAEELRTYRCWQSHLERAQWLSREGYRKILEQAAANNP
- a CDS encoding DUF2285 domain-containing protein; this translates as MLSPVSQKDGDTEPILTLAHLDGLDLRRAADGWHGIWQVDGVAHQFWLPEAVPDAAAFYAVTLPMDSFLELRAHAARRLWRSLNGRAPGPDFRAVPAQLRQWHILSLRALDARLHGESYRTIAEVLLGFRGTKEDFENDPRKNKARRLVAHGIKMMRGGYRLLLHYPIKPGKR
- a CDS encoding transcriptional regulator domain-containing protein, which codes for MLSIDWRFPAAYRHAKHIPAAGFAWEYLRRNDEYRQDFQTIGSTGQPAGRDLEAFAHRWGLRFPVRSRCAA
- a CDS encoding antirestriction protein ArdA, with translation MTNVSDSTPRIYVACLAAYNNGYLHGAWIDADQDADQIRDEIAAMLARSPVEDAEEYAIHDYEDFEGVSISEYAGIDSVARMAAFIAEHGTLGAGLLEQFSGDMDQAESTLEDCYHGQFASLADYMEELTTESVTIPEALRYYVDWDAMARDAEMGGDLFTIETAFGEVHVFSNR
- a CDS encoding IS5 family transposase, whose protein sequence is MSRPTPPTYKTRNWPAYNEALKRRGSLTIWFDPAMTWEAAPTGKRGRQPAYGDAAIQTCLTMKVLFGMALRQTTGFVESLLRLIGLDWAVPDFSTLSRRQKALKVNIPYRGSNGPLHLLVDSTGIKVEGEGEWNARKHGGTKRRVWRKIHIGIDEKSLEIRAAEFTTSDVGDAPMLPELLGQIPPEQEIATVTADGAFDTRKCHDAIAARGAAAIIPPRKNAKPWKPDTPGAVARNEILRTSKRVGRTIWRRWSGYHRRSRAETKMHCVKLLGQRLSARDFDRQVAEFQVRVAVLNGFTALGIPVTEVAG
- a CDS encoding enoyl-CoA hydratase/isomerase family protein; the protein is MSAPILVARSDSGITRLTLNDPERRNALSLELRSDLLVALRAEAAAPETRVLVITGAGAGFCAGGDISAMGQDPVRADARLAILHGIARAMAAFPKPVVAAVNGAAFGAGMSIALMADHVVAAPRARLGASFTRMGLVPDTGFLWAIQRRTTQARALRMVLSAEVLTAESALAEGLVDEIAEDALTAAEDRARSYLAVAPLAFAAAKSALASTDGLLEAYLAREANDQARMFRSADHLEAVAAFREKRDPSFRGA
- a CDS encoding 3-deoxy-7-phosphoheptulonate synthase; the protein is MPIQTENLHIDTLRPLPSPLALAADLPRDDAISQTVADSRRTIRAILNGTDDRLLVIVGPCSIHDPAAAMDYAARLAAERRALADRLEIVMRVYFEKPRTTVGWKGLINDPHLDGSDRIEDGLPMARRLLLGVNRLGLPAATEFLDPILPQYFADLIAWGAIGARTTESQIHRQLASGLSCPIGFKNGTDGGVQVALDAIRSAAAPHSFPAITADGRAAIATTTGNAACHVVLRGGHHGPNYGADAVAQVMAAGARARVAPGIVVDASHANSGKDPLRQPAVIADIAGQIRAGSHAIRGVMLESHLVAGRQDQLPGQPLTYGQSITDGCLGWDDTRAQLHDLAGAAATRRRAAA